Proteins encoded by one window of Thunnus thynnus chromosome 3, fThuThy2.1, whole genome shotgun sequence:
- the xpnpep1 gene encoding xaa-Pro aminopeptidase 1 isoform X2 → MSPKITGELLRQLRQVMKNCKYFTEPIQAYIIPSGDAHQSEYIAPCDCRREFICGFNGSAGTAIVTEQYAAMWTDGRYFLQASQQMDNNWTLMKMGLKETPSQEDWLISVLPENSKVGVDPWIIAADQWKNMSKALIGAGHSLVAVQHNLIDAVWPDRPARPSTQLRTMGLEYTGMSWQDKITALRGKMTERKITWFVATALDEIAWLFNLRGADIEYNPVFFVYTIVGMNTIRLFVDLKRLSDPALRDHLQLDSPSKPELSIQTFPYESVYTELQAICAALGPKDKVWICDKASCALTQVIPKTHRTPIPYTPLCLSKAVKNTTEIQGMRMAHIKDAVALCELFVWLEKEIPKGTVTEISASDKAEELRSQQKHFVGLSFPTISSVGPNGAIIHYRPLPETNRTLTMNEVYLIDSGAQYIDGTTDVTRTMHFGTPSAFEKECFTYVLKGHIAVSAAVFPNGTKGHLLDSFARAALWDSGLDYLHGTGHGVGCFLNVHEGPCGISYKTFADEPLEAGMIVSDEPGYYEDGSFGIRIENVVLVVPAKTKHNYRNRGSLTFEPITLVPIQVKMMNTEMLTQKERDWVNEYHRSCREVIGAELERQGRKEALEWLMRETQPIV, encoded by the exons ATGTCTCCAAAGATCACAGGAGAGTTGCTCAGGCAGCTTCGCCAGGTGATGAAGAATTGCAAATACTTTACTGAGCCCATACAAGCCTACATCATCCCTTCTGGAGACGCACACCAG AGCGAATACATCGCACCGTGTGACTGCAGGCGTGAATTTATCTGCGGATTCAATGGCTCTGCag GTACAGCCATTGTCACAGAGCAGTATGCTGCAATGTGGACCGATGGGCGTTATTTCCTCCAGGCCAGCCAGCAGATGGACAACAACTGGACCCTGATGAAGATGG GACTGAAGGAGACACCTTCTCAGGAGGACTGGCTGATCAGTGTCCTGCCAGAGAACTCCAAAGTGGGAGTGGATCCTTGGATTATTGCTGCTG ACCAGTGGAAAAACATGTCCAAGGCGTTGATTGGTGCAGGCCACTCTCTGGTGGCGGTGCAGCACAACCTGATCGATGCCGTGTGGCCCGACCGCCCAGCGAGACCCAGCACACAGCTCCGTACTATGGGACTGGAATACACTG GTATGTCCTGGCAAGACAAGATCACAGCGCTGAGAGGCAAGATGACGGAGAGGAAAATCACTTGGTTCGTTGCCACGGCGTTGGACGAGATTGCAT GGCTTTTCAACCTCCGTGGTGCAGACATCGAGTACAACCCAGTGTTCTTCGTGTATACGATTGTGGGCATGAACACAATAAG GCTTTTCGTGGACCTAAAGCGTCTTTCCGATCCTGCGTTAAGAGACCACCTGCAGCTGGACTCTCCCAGCAAGCCCGAACTGAGTATCCAGACGTTCCCGTACGAGTCGGTTTACACCGAGCTCCAGGCCATCTGCGCCGCACTCGGCCCAAAGGACAAAGTGTGGATCTGTGACAAGGCCAGCTGTGCTCTCACACAGGTCATCCCCAAG ACCCACAGGACTCCAATTCCCTACACTCCACTCTGCCTCTCCAAGGCTGTGAAGAACACCACGGAGATTCAAGGCATGAGAATGGCTCAT ATCAAGGATGCAGTCGCCCTTTGTGAACTCTTCGTTTGGTTGGAAAAGGAG ATTCCAAAAGGCACCGTGACCGAGATCTCCGCGTCTGATAAGGCTGAAGAATTACGCag TCAACAGAAACATTTCGTCGGCCTCAGTTTCCCCACCATCTCCAGCGTCGGTCCAAATGGAGCGATCATACATTACAG ACCGCTGCCTGAAACCAACAGAACGCTAACCATGAATGAAGTTTACCTGATAGACTCTGGAGCTcaatacat TGATGGAACCACAGACGTCACACGCACCATGCACTTTGGGACACCATCTGCTTTTGAGAAG GAATGCTTTACCTACGTACTGAAGGGACACATAGCCGTCAGCGCTGCCGTTTTCCCCAACGGAACCAAAG GCCACCTGTTGGATTCGTTTGCCCGGGCCGCCCTGTGGGACTCCGGGCTGGACTACCTCCACGGTACGGGTCACGGTGTGGGCTGCTTCCTCAACGTCCACGAAGGGCCCTGCGGCATCAGCTACAAGACGTTCGCCGATGAACCTCTGGAGGCCGGCATGATCGTCAGCGACG agcCCGGCTACTATGAAGATGGATCTTTTGGCATTCGTATTGAAAACGTGGTTCTTGTCGTACCGGCCAAGACCAAA CACAACTACAGAAACAGAGGCAGCCTGACATTTGAGCCCATCACTCTGGTTCCTATCCAAGTCAAGATGATGAACACGGAGATGCTCACTCAGAAGGAG CGGGACTGGGTGAACGAGTACCACAGGAGTTGTCGGGAGGTGATCGGAGCCGAGCTGGAGAGGCAGGGCAGGAAGGAAGCTCTGGAGTGGCTGATGAGAGAGACCCAGCCGATCGTCTGA
- the xpnpep1 gene encoding xaa-Pro aminopeptidase 1 isoform X1 has protein sequence MASQKSDQAMSPKITGELLRQLRQVMKNCKYFTEPIQAYIIPSGDAHQSEYIAPCDCRREFICGFNGSAGTAIVTEQYAAMWTDGRYFLQASQQMDNNWTLMKMGLKETPSQEDWLISVLPENSKVGVDPWIIAADQWKNMSKALIGAGHSLVAVQHNLIDAVWPDRPARPSTQLRTMGLEYTGMSWQDKITALRGKMTERKITWFVATALDEIAWLFNLRGADIEYNPVFFVYTIVGMNTIRLFVDLKRLSDPALRDHLQLDSPSKPELSIQTFPYESVYTELQAICAALGPKDKVWICDKASCALTQVIPKTHRTPIPYTPLCLSKAVKNTTEIQGMRMAHIKDAVALCELFVWLEKEIPKGTVTEISASDKAEELRSQQKHFVGLSFPTISSVGPNGAIIHYRPLPETNRTLTMNEVYLIDSGAQYIDGTTDVTRTMHFGTPSAFEKECFTYVLKGHIAVSAAVFPNGTKGHLLDSFARAALWDSGLDYLHGTGHGVGCFLNVHEGPCGISYKTFADEPLEAGMIVSDEPGYYEDGSFGIRIENVVLVVPAKTKHNYRNRGSLTFEPITLVPIQVKMMNTEMLTQKERDWVNEYHRSCREVIGAELERQGRKEALEWLMRETQPIV, from the exons ATGGCTTCCCAAAAGTCAG ACCAAGCCATGTCTCCAAAGATCACAGGAGAGTTGCTCAGGCAGCTTCGCCAGGTGATGAAGAATTGCAAATACTTTACTGAGCCCATACAAGCCTACATCATCCCTTCTGGAGACGCACACCAG AGCGAATACATCGCACCGTGTGACTGCAGGCGTGAATTTATCTGCGGATTCAATGGCTCTGCag GTACAGCCATTGTCACAGAGCAGTATGCTGCAATGTGGACCGATGGGCGTTATTTCCTCCAGGCCAGCCAGCAGATGGACAACAACTGGACCCTGATGAAGATGG GACTGAAGGAGACACCTTCTCAGGAGGACTGGCTGATCAGTGTCCTGCCAGAGAACTCCAAAGTGGGAGTGGATCCTTGGATTATTGCTGCTG ACCAGTGGAAAAACATGTCCAAGGCGTTGATTGGTGCAGGCCACTCTCTGGTGGCGGTGCAGCACAACCTGATCGATGCCGTGTGGCCCGACCGCCCAGCGAGACCCAGCACACAGCTCCGTACTATGGGACTGGAATACACTG GTATGTCCTGGCAAGACAAGATCACAGCGCTGAGAGGCAAGATGACGGAGAGGAAAATCACTTGGTTCGTTGCCACGGCGTTGGACGAGATTGCAT GGCTTTTCAACCTCCGTGGTGCAGACATCGAGTACAACCCAGTGTTCTTCGTGTATACGATTGTGGGCATGAACACAATAAG GCTTTTCGTGGACCTAAAGCGTCTTTCCGATCCTGCGTTAAGAGACCACCTGCAGCTGGACTCTCCCAGCAAGCCCGAACTGAGTATCCAGACGTTCCCGTACGAGTCGGTTTACACCGAGCTCCAGGCCATCTGCGCCGCACTCGGCCCAAAGGACAAAGTGTGGATCTGTGACAAGGCCAGCTGTGCTCTCACACAGGTCATCCCCAAG ACCCACAGGACTCCAATTCCCTACACTCCACTCTGCCTCTCCAAGGCTGTGAAGAACACCACGGAGATTCAAGGCATGAGAATGGCTCAT ATCAAGGATGCAGTCGCCCTTTGTGAACTCTTCGTTTGGTTGGAAAAGGAG ATTCCAAAAGGCACCGTGACCGAGATCTCCGCGTCTGATAAGGCTGAAGAATTACGCag TCAACAGAAACATTTCGTCGGCCTCAGTTTCCCCACCATCTCCAGCGTCGGTCCAAATGGAGCGATCATACATTACAG ACCGCTGCCTGAAACCAACAGAACGCTAACCATGAATGAAGTTTACCTGATAGACTCTGGAGCTcaatacat TGATGGAACCACAGACGTCACACGCACCATGCACTTTGGGACACCATCTGCTTTTGAGAAG GAATGCTTTACCTACGTACTGAAGGGACACATAGCCGTCAGCGCTGCCGTTTTCCCCAACGGAACCAAAG GCCACCTGTTGGATTCGTTTGCCCGGGCCGCCCTGTGGGACTCCGGGCTGGACTACCTCCACGGTACGGGTCACGGTGTGGGCTGCTTCCTCAACGTCCACGAAGGGCCCTGCGGCATCAGCTACAAGACGTTCGCCGATGAACCTCTGGAGGCCGGCATGATCGTCAGCGACG agcCCGGCTACTATGAAGATGGATCTTTTGGCATTCGTATTGAAAACGTGGTTCTTGTCGTACCGGCCAAGACCAAA CACAACTACAGAAACAGAGGCAGCCTGACATTTGAGCCCATCACTCTGGTTCCTATCCAAGTCAAGATGATGAACACGGAGATGCTCACTCAGAAGGAG CGGGACTGGGTGAACGAGTACCACAGGAGTTGTCGGGAGGTGATCGGAGCCGAGCTGGAGAGGCAGGGCAGGAAGGAAGCTCTGGAGTGGCTGATGAGAGAGACCCAGCCGATCGTCTGA
- the si:dkey-246e1.3 gene encoding uncharacterized protein si:dkey-246e1.3: MARVSIETSERGLKLSLLVHVLEANGSDMSGAQANGAMTADGLHLNETAALGLQDEEMNTALFEFKVFNIVMIALALCILTITGLYCITVCYNRTRQSKRAHVYESAVTRGEPVNPVAVKAVKRSTSFINPLAFFRRPEAAKDNSRIYYIYSNPLPVGVKEEEDEVEEKTALSLPLSFQEYANDPNSGVILDPPIFYMQL; this comes from the exons ATGGCCCGGGTTTCTATTGAAACCAGTGAGAGAGGATTGAAGCTCAGCCTTTTAGTCCATGTTTTGGAAGCCAATGGCAGCGACATGAGTGGAGCCCAAGCGAACGGAGCGATGACGGCGGACGGCCTCCATCTGAACGAGACTGCAGCTTTGGGACTGCAGGATGAGGAGATGAACACAGCCCTGTTTG AGTTCAAAGTGTTTAACATTGTCATGATTGCCCTGGCCTTGTGTATCCTCACTATCACCGGCCTGTACTGCATCACAGTCTGCTACAATCGCACCAG GCAGTCAAAGAGAGCCCACGTGTATGAGAGCGCAGTGACCCGAGGCGAGCCAGTGAACCCCGTCGCGGTCAAAGCAGTGAAGAGGTCGACCAGTTTTATCAACCCTCTCGCCTTCTTCAGGAGACCAGAGGCGGCGAAGGACAACTCCAGGATCTATTACATCTACAGTAACCCGTTGCCTGTAGGagtgaaggaggaagaagacgaAGTAGAGGAGAAAACCGCGCTGTCGCTGCCGCTGTCGTTTCAAGAGTACGCCAACGATCCCAACAGCGGCGTCATCCTGGACCCTCCGATTTTTTACATGCAGCTTTAG